The proteins below come from a single Necator americanus strain Aroian chromosome V, whole genome shotgun sequence genomic window:
- a CDS encoding hypothetical protein (NECATOR_CHRV.G19465.T1), which yields MSNRNFRQIYFYEFKLGRTAAQTARNINEVWGQGSINECTVQRWFQKFRAGNTSLEDEPHGSRPPILDNDLLKATVEADPRKTTRDIAKELNVDNTTAVRHLKQIGMTKKLDEWVPHKLTECQKNRCFEISSAHLLRNENDPFLERIVTCNEKWILYDNRRRSAQWLDQKETPRHHSKPKTHQKKIMVTVWWSAAGMIHYTFLNPGETITAEKYCQQIDEIHQKLRNLSPALINRKGAILLHDNASPHVSLITRQKLHELNYETLDHPPYSPDLSPTDFHFFKHLDRNQDDAEIAFDEFIASRTPDFHDIGIKKLVSRWQKCVNCNEDYFD from the coding sequence atgtcTAATCGCAATTTTCGTCAAATTTACTTCTACGAGTTCAAACTGGGCCGGACTGCCGCTCAAACCGCTCGAAATATCAACGAAGTATGGGGCCAGGGAAGTATCAACGAATGCACAGTACAACGTTGGTTCCAAAAGTTTCGTGCCGGCAACACCAGCCTCGAAGACGAACCACATGGCAGCCGTCCACCAATACTTGACAACGACTTATTGAAGGCGACAGTCGAAGCTGATCCACGCAAAACCACACGAGATATTGCCAAGGAGCTCAACGTCGATAACACTACAGCTGTTCGCCATTTGAAGCAAATTGGTATGACCAAGAAGCTTGACGAGTGGGTTCCACATAAATTGACCGAATGTCAGAAAAATCGCTGTTTTGAGATATCGTCGGCCCATCTTTTGCGCAATGAAAACGATCCATTTCTCGAACGGATTGTGACCTGCAATGAGAAATGGATACTTTATGATAACAGACGACGATCTGCCCAGTGGCTGGACCAAAAGGAAACTCCACGACATCACTCAAAGCCGAAAACTCACCAAAAGAAGATTATGGTTACGGTTTGGTGGTCTGCAGCGGGTATGATCCACTATACCTTTCTGAACCCGGGTGAAACAATTACAGCAGAAAAGTACTGCCAGCAAATCGACGAAATACACCAGAAACTGCGAAATTTATCCCCGGCATTGATAAATAGAAAAGGAGCAATCCTACTTCATGACAACGCTAGTCCTCACGTCTCATTGATCACACGGCAAAAGCTGCATGAGTTGAACTATGAAACTCTGGATCATCCACCATACTCGCCAGACCTTTCGCCTACtgactttcattttttcaagcaCCTTGATAGAAACCAAGACGATGCAGAAATTGCCTTCGATGAGTTCATCGCTTCCAGAACCCCAGACTTTCATGATATTGGCATTAAGAAGCTCGTTTCTCGTTGGCAAAAGTGCGTTAATTGTAATGAAGATTActttgattaa